A genomic window from Corticium candelabrum chromosome 8, ooCorCand1.1, whole genome shotgun sequence includes:
- the LOC134183146 gene encoding protein kintoun-like gives MARSGREKPDISPEEFKLLENAMKNEQFKKMFVEYANELANPENRKLYEEEIARMEADKGKRVQVVIPKPSFVAKTAYVDGGKKVFINMCESDKVGKSEFRNAEYHEKQGQHWQIPFSFTFAREDLDSSGKRVDVFEAIFHPDTCEHGLRDIRFRKLMLDSAMSGIEKKNKVQFDRKRIRFPKMKFKGTPKPLVIRKETTEGQDVETSHQDKAQPKHDEQSMKEQALDENDKQQAKGKARDKQDTQLAKGTVQSECDALQQVRGERLDESDSQSTKEIDKCNEDLCTNDVVMEVPHYTVVHRGFVDFQDYTLARDAAPAKRPRELVVSVELPRCKSASSVSLDVFEKKIILESKKQRYGLDLSLPYPIDDSKGEAKFDKSKRRLTITLSVIPVTMSQKDLQAANETTFTGSCPHYTFQQDEETATFILHVSHVSIDSITKNISPDKVDLKFQNYSENDRNEYTCYSFCVLFASGHEIVVDKTNIEVLRETVIILVWKDPQCQGIWQSFQAGASADCLEERMFLTVENVADAVKKIEDPRNDPWRSEEAQSFTCTVSEMTDQHVTVQLDQSPQTKVDTSVDTKECQLQTDETAPVVVEKPVSYDVDTEGKKVVAQKTQNNNVSHCWPRLEEECKAQRDISRVASEDKHSADRGGTDSKTHTSGDEEVDVHTECEQLAETIEKETASTSDEDIKLLIEDKVADSSSDFHQTHVQLSSSMMFDLDY, from the exons ATGGCTCGCAGTGGAAGAGAGAAACCAGATATCTCTCCTGAG GAGTTCAAACTGCTTGAAAACGCGATGAAAAATGAACAGTTCAAGAAGATGTTTGTGGAATACGCGAACGAACTAGCAAACCCGGAAAACAGAAAA CTATATGAAGAAGAAATCGCTAGAATGGAAGCCGATAAAGGGAAACGTGTACAAGTTGTTATTCCGAAG CCAAGTTTTGTTGCTAAGACAGCGTATGTAGATGGAGGTAAGAAGGTATTTATCAACATGTGTGAGTCAGACAAAGTTGGGAAATCTGAGTTTAGAAATGCAGAATATCATGAAAA ACAAGGTCAACATTGGCAAATTCCTTTCTCTTTCACATTTGCACGAGAAGACTTGGACAGCA GTGGGAAGCGAGTTGATGTCTTTGAGGCTATATTTCATCCTGACACGTGTGAACACGGGCTTAGG GATATTCGATTTCGGAAGTTGATGCTCGACTCAGCAATGAGTGGGATTGAGAAAAAGAACAAAGTTCAATTTGACAGAAAAA GGATTCGATTTCCAAAGATGAAATTTAAAGGAACACCAAAGCCCTTAGTGATACGAAAGGAGACTACAGAG GGTCAAGACGTGGAGACATCTCATCAAGACAAGGCCCAACCTAAACATGATGAACAGTCAATGAAAGAGCAAGCTTTGGATGAGAACGACAAACAGCAAGCTAAAGGCAAAGCTCGAGACAAGCAAGACACACAGCTGGCGAAGGGTACAGTACAGAGTGAATGTGATGCTTTACAGCAAGTGAGAGGTGAACGTCTTGATGAGAGTGATTCACAGTCAACGAAGGAAATAGACAAATGTAACGAGGATTTGTGTACAAATGATGTCGTTATGGAAGTGCCACACTATACTGTTGTTCACCGAGGGTTTGTTGACTTTCAAGACTACACATTAGCAAG AGATGCTGCTCCTGCCAAACGTCCTCGAGAGTTGGTAGTTAGTGTGGAGTTGCCTCGATGT AAATCTGCATCGTCGGTCAGTCTTGATGTCTTTGAAAAGAAGATCATTTTGGAGAGTAAAAAGCAAAGATATGGCCTTGAT TTGTCACTTCCATATCCAATTGATGATAGCAAAGGAGAAGCAAAGTTTGATAAGTCTAAACGACGTCTGACTATAACACTATCTGTAATACCAGTAACAATGTCACAAAAGGATTTGCAAGCTGCAAATGAAACCACCTTCACAG GTTCCTGTCCGCACTACACGTTTCAGCAAGATGAAGAAACCGCCACATTTATTCTACATGTTTCACACGTTAGCATTGATTCTATAACAAAGAATATTTCACCTGATAAG GTGGACTtgaaatttcaaaattattcAGAAAATGACCGCAATGAATACACTTGCTATTCATTCTGTGTACTGTTTGCCTCAGGACATGAAATTGTAGTTGACAAGACTAACATAGAGGTTTTACGTGAAACAGTGATTATTTTAGTTTGGAAAGACCCACAATGTCAGGGAATATGGCAGTCATTCCAGGCTGGTGCTTCGGCAGATTGTTTAGAAGAAAGGATGTTCTTGACTGTAGAGAATGTGGCAGATGCTGTGAAGAAGATAGAAGACCCTAGGAATGACCCATGG AGATCAGAGGAAGCTCAATCATTTACATGCACAGTGTCTGAGATGACTGACCAGCATGTCACTGTTCAGCTAGATCAGTCCCCTCAAACAAAGGTGGACACCAGTGTGGACACTAAGGAATGTCAATTGCAAACAGATGAGACAGCACCTGTTGTAGTAGAGAAACCAGTGAGTTATGATGTTGATACAGAAGGCAAGAAAGTGGTAGCTCAAaagacacaaaacaacaatgtgAGCCATTGTTGGCCGAGATTAGAGGAAGAATGCAAAGCTCAAAGAGACATTAGTCGCGTGGCAAGTGAAGACAAACATAGCGCAGATAGGGGAGGAACAGACAGTAAGACACATACTAGTGGAGACGAAGAGGTGGACGTTCATACAGAATGTGAGCAATTAGCAGAAACAATTGAGAAGGAGACTGCATCAACATCAGACGAGGATATCAAGTTATT GATAGAAGACAAAGTGGCAGACAGCAGTAGTGATTTTCATCAGACCCACGTTCAGTTGTCAAGTTCAATGATGTTTGATTTGGACTACTGA
- the LOC134183255 gene encoding eukaryotic translation initiation factor 3 subunit I-like: MKPLMLHGHERSITQIKYNRDGDLLFSVAKDSTPTVWYSLNGERLGTYDGHSGALWCIDVTLDTRLVLTGSADNTCRLWDCETGRQISVFETKTAVRSCGFASSSELIFITTDKQMGHECEIMMFDMSSGGLVSPIQSTPVTDSRVTAGLWGLDDSLIITGHENGEVRHYNPRTGEKLRTVKKHTKSITNLQLSKDQTMLIAASKDTTAKLFDADTLHHLKTYKTERPVNSATISPIKDHVILGGGQEAMDVTTTTSRVGKFDARFFHLVFEEEIGRVKGHFGPINSLAFHPDGKSYSSGGEDGYVRIHNFDTSYFGFEFEY; encoded by the exons ATG aAACCGTTAATGCTCCACGGTCATGAGCGGTCCATCACGCAAATCAAGTATAATCGTGATGGTGACCTTCTCTTCAGTGTCGCTAAAGATTCCACTCCGACCGTGTGGTACTCGCTGAATGGAGAGAGGCTGGGCACCTACGATGGACATTCGGGTGCTCTCTGGTGTATTGATGTTACTC TGGACACGCGTCTTGTACTCACCGGCTCTGCTGATAACACGTGCAGGTTATGGGACTGTGAGACAGGACGTCAGATATCGGTTTTTGAGACAAAGACTGCTGTCAGGTCGTGCGGTTTTGCTTCATCTAGCGAACTCATTTTCATCACAACTGATAAACAGATGGGACACGAGTGTGAGATTATGATGTTTGACATGTCATCAGGAG GTCTTGTGTCACCAATTCAGTCGACACCAGTCACCGATTCTCGAGTGACAGCAGGTTTGTGGGGATTAGATGACAGCCTGATAATAACCGGCCACGAGAATGGAGAAGTGAGGCACTACAATCCAAGG ACCGGCGAGAAGCTACGGACTGTGAAGAAACACACTAAGAGTATAACAAACCTTCAACTCAGTAAAGATCAAACGATGCTCATTGCGGCATCTAAAGACACAACAGCAAAG ttgtttgaTGCAGACACACTTCACCATCTGAAAACGTACAAGACAGAACGTCCAGTGAACTCGGCGACGATTTCTCCTATCAAAGATCAT GTCATTTTGGGTGGTGGACAAGAGGCAATGGATGTGACGACAACGACGTCGAGAGTTGGAAAGTTTGATGCTCGTTTCTTTCATCTTGTTTTTGAGGAGGAGATCGGAAGGGTGAAGGGACATTTTGGACCCATCAACAGTTTGGCATTCCATCCAGATGGCAAGAG CTACAGCAGTGGTGGAGAAGATGGGTATGTACGTATTCATAATTTCGACACTTCATACTTTGGGTTTGAGTTTGAGTACTGA
- the LOC134183151 gene encoding uncharacterized protein LOC134183151, producing the protein MFQSAPLYPRLCQPVVSQLLPALRKKQEDPFMEKTTLMERIEQEACPGQEKKIVKKVVDFLDDSGEIAVAGDVAALNPSSLHYYAIGPLIASENFKWHVRTKRKDGTVTKEEAETAINDFQEDKKVHIQLNTDKVPAINESIGICFKVEGRDNMYMFPALLPPKDLSVMWKEDESKKVYVGRRHVCSSQTTIFSPTIFCMFQSKVCTTLDKTALLWRDGLILSEGDRDCERVKCLVAMVDPVRSADFVCRGGKGAEPECVSLLDTVISLWRDMLDKYSPGTEYQTQYLHSKHLEEHRELKQVVAYIEQEIKEAKAKNKGPRTVVKKIVGDELVEDTLGNLLLLKNLEAEENCQFCQSEILPEFEAVKDAVVKHGSNKWYEIGLKLGLNENEIRNSTYNIPTEDGRLLAVIEAKKTKVGKNITAKDLLRACHQIPTPIDKQVEGELKKER; encoded by the exons ATGTTTCAGTCTGCTCCTCTGTATCCTCGTCTTTGTCAGCCAGTTGTGTCCCAGTTGCTTCCTGCTCTTcgtaagaaacaagaagatccATTTATGGAGAAGACGACACTCATGGAAAGGATTGAGCAGGAAGCATGTCcaggacaagagaagaaaattGTGAAGAAGGTAGTTGATTTTCTGGATGATTCTGGAGAG ATTGCTGTTGCTGGTGATGTGGCAGCTCTCAATCCTTCCAGTTTGCATTACTATGCCATCGGTCCTCTCATTGCTTCTGAGAATTTTAAGTGGCATGTGAGGACAAAGAGGAAGGATGGCACAGTAACaaaagaagaagcagaaacgGCAATCAATGATTTCCAGGAAGATAAGAAGGTTCATAttcaactcaacacagataAAGTTCCCGCTATAAATGAATCTATTGGtatctgcttcaaagtggaaGGCAGAGACAACATGTACATGTTTCCGGCTCTCTTGCCTCCtaaggatctgtctgtcatgtggaaGGAAGATgagagtaagaaagtgtatgtCGGTCGACGTCACGTTTGCAGCAGTCAGACGACCATCTTCAGTCCAACTATATTTTGCATGTTTCAGTCTAAGGTTTGCACTACATTAGATAAAACAGCACTTCTGTGGAGAGATGGACTGATCCTTTCAGAAGGTGATAGAGATTGTGAGCGCGTTAAGTGTTTGGTTGCTATGGTAGATCCTGTTCGTTCTGCCGACTTCGTGTGTCGTGGAGGTAAGGGAGCGGAACCAGAATGTGTCTCACTGCTCGACACCGTCATCTCTCTTTGGAGAGATATGTTAGACAAATACAGTCCGGGCACTGAATATCAGACTCAATATCTCCACAGCAAGCATTTAGAAGAACACAGAGAACTAAAACAAGTCGTTGCCTACATAGAGCAGGAAATCAAGGAAGCAAAGGCAAAGAACAAAGGGCCACGAACTGTAGTTAAAAAGATAGTTGGTGATGAGCTAGTGGAAGATACACTTGGTAATCTGCTGCTCTTAAAGAATTTGGAAGCAGAAGAAAACTGtcaattttgtcaatcag AAATCTTGCCTGAATTTGAGGCTGTAAAAGATGCTGTTGTTAAGCATGGCAGTAACAAGTGGTATGAGATTGGACTCAAGTTGGGACTGAACGAAAATGAGATTAGAAATTCTACTTATAACATTCCAACTGAAGATGGAAGGTTGCTGGCTGTCATCGAAGCGAAAAAGACAAAAGTAGGAAAAAACATTACCGCAAAGGACTTGTTGAGAGCATGTCATCAGATACCCACACCTATAGATAAACAAGTGGAAGGCGAGTTGAAGAAAG aaAGGTAA
- the LOC134183254 gene encoding tektin-2-like, whose amino-acid sequence MQKSATRFAPSDWHVANRIQSTTAIKQRDVAHDFRQSSHRLRNDTDCHTTWTQHSSNKKLEKRFSDIEKWKESLEKCLTAVETEIECLSEHKERSERALDAKSVPTEVVWDCMTMREGRMAIDLVRDEVEAQLHKELEVVEAIKSMLLQKVMEAYEQLCVLQEARQQLQLDLTDKQTAFDIDNDCKGMTNESGNISFHANSTRIEKGVVTPDTWDSFSNYNSIRANAEMKGSTALREAINYTVQQTSSDLDTQRLATDRAFRKRIHEIKQAISELEWQRHNTQEEISDVQTEIERLQKSIQNKEPPMMVAQTRLENRTFRPNVELCRDEAQYGLVEEVSEIAGSTQSLLEKLAVAEHTLSTLQRTLARIENDLGVKTSSRDIDNQCMEIRAKLTQNGMHGRHLGREK is encoded by the exons ATGCAGAAGTCTGCCACGCGTTTTGCTCCGTCTGACTGGCACGTCGCTAATCGTATCCAATCAACAACAGCCATAAAACAACGAGATGTGGCTCACGACTTTCGTCAATCGTCCCATCGTCTTCGTAACGACACAGACTGTCACACAACGTGGACGCAGCACAGTTCGAATAAGAAACTAGAAAAACGTTTCAGTGATATAGAAAAATGGAAAGAGTCACTTGAAAAATGTCTGACAGCGGTCGAGACGGAAATCGAGTGTCTGAGCGAGCACAAAGAGCGAAGTGAAAGAGCATTGGATGCGAAGAGTGTGCCAACTGAAGTTGTATGGGATTGTATGACAATGAGAGAGGGAAGGATGGCCATTGATCTTGTGAGAGACGAGGTAGAAGCACAACTGCATAAG GAGCTTGAAGTAGTTGAAGCCATCAAGTCAATGTTGCTGCAAAAAGTTATGGAAGCTTATGAACAGCTTTG TGTGTTGCAGGAGGCTCGACAGCAACTGCAGCTCGAtctgacagacaagcagacagcgTTTGATATTGATAATGATTGTAAGGGAATGACTAATGAGTCAGGAAACATAAGCTTTCATGCAAACTCTACACGAATTGAAAAGGG TGTTGTTACACCTGACACGTGGGACTCATTCTCCAATTACAACAGCATAAGAGCTAATGCCGAAATGAAGGGGTCCACTGCTCTTCGTGAAGCTATTAACTACACAGTGCAGCAG ACCAGCAGTGATCTCGACACTCAGAGACTTGCGACTGATAGAGCTTTCCGTAAACGAATCCACGAAATCAAACAGGCAATCAGTGAGCTGGAATGGCAGCGACACAAT aCACAGGAGGAGATATCTGATGTGCAGACAGAAATAGAGAGGCTTCAGAAGTCCATCCAGAACAAGGAACCTCCTATGATG GTTGCTCAAACTCGACTCGAGAACCGAACGTTTCGGCCCAATGTTGAGTTGTGTCGTGACGAAGCTCAATATGGACTCGTGGAAGAAGTCTCTGAGATTGCAGGGTCAACACAAAGTCTCCTTGAGAAGCTAGCTGTTGCTGA ACACACGCTGTCTACACTGCAGAGGACATTAGCCAGGATTGAAAACGATTTGGGTGTGAAAACAAGTTCTCGTGACATTGACAATCAGTGTATGGAGATACGAGCGAAGTTAACTCAGAATGGGATGCATGGAAGGCACCTGGGACGTGAAAAATGA